One window from the genome of Spirosoma rhododendri encodes:
- a CDS encoding glycoside hydrolase family protein produces MWTKKGLVYKPDGEMPFSRTHAQVPFGYPMGDKLRVYFSTRDENISSATSFVELDPNDLNRVTYVHDKPCLTKGEVGMFDDSGAMPSWFLPVGDEIWLYYTGWNRSETASYRLGIGLAISRDGGLTFERKYTGPLLDRSIYDQVWIAQPCVMREEQPDGSVRWRMWYLSCTKIEVIDGHPEPFYDVKYAESTDGIKWERTGQVCVGYDDFTDAIGRPTVYKDGDLYKMYFSYRNATNYRTDVQRSYRIGYAESADGISWTRRDELAGIERSAEGWDSLMMDYCHIFPHQQNWIMLYNGNGFGASGFGYASQPRKN; encoded by the coding sequence ATGTGGACAAAAAAAGGACTCGTTTACAAACCCGACGGCGAAATGCCGTTTAGCCGCACCCACGCACAGGTACCATTCGGCTACCCGATGGGCGACAAACTGCGCGTGTATTTCTCGACCCGCGACGAGAACATCTCGTCGGCCACGTCGTTTGTTGAGCTTGATCCCAACGATCTGAACCGCGTCACGTACGTACACGATAAGCCCTGCCTGACGAAAGGCGAGGTCGGTATGTTTGACGATAGTGGCGCGATGCCGTCTTGGTTTCTGCCCGTAGGCGATGAAATCTGGCTGTACTACACCGGCTGGAACCGGAGCGAAACCGCCAGCTACCGGCTGGGTATCGGTCTGGCGATTAGCCGCGATGGTGGGCTGACGTTTGAACGCAAGTACACCGGTCCGCTGCTCGATCGCTCGATTTACGATCAGGTCTGGATTGCACAGCCCTGCGTGATGCGCGAAGAACAGCCCGACGGCAGCGTTCGGTGGCGGATGTGGTATCTGTCGTGTACGAAGATCGAAGTGATCGACGGGCATCCCGAACCCTTCTATGACGTGAAATACGCCGAGTCGACCGACGGTATCAAATGGGAGCGGACAGGGCAGGTGTGCGTTGGGTACGACGACTTTACCGATGCAATCGGTCGGCCTACGGTTTACAAAGACGGCGATTTGTACAAAATGTATTTTTCGTACCGCAACGCGACCAACTACCGCACCGATGTACAGCGTAGCTATCGCATTGGTTACGCCGAGTCGGCAGACGGTATCAGCTGGACACGGCGCGACGAATTGGCAGGTATCGAACGGTCGGCAGAGGGCTGGGATTCACTGATGATGGACTATTGCCACATCTTCCCGCATCAGCAGAACTGGATAATGCTTTACAACGGTAACGGCTTCGGTGCATCGGGTTTTGGCTACGCCAGTCAGCCACGAAAAAACTAA
- a CDS encoding NAD-dependent epimerase/dehydratase family protein has product MNIALVTGSGGLIGSEAVSFFADKFDLIIGIDNNMRQYFFGPEASTQWNQDRLASDFATYEHHTADIREVSQLEPIFQKYGTDIKLVLHTAAQPSHDWAAREPFTDFGVNAVGTLNMLEMTRLHAPQAVFVFTSTNKVYGDNPNFLPLIETETRWEIDTNHPYYKNGIDEYMSLDHTKHSVFGASKVAADIMVQEYGRYFGMNTGVFRGGCLTGPNHSGAQLHGFLSYLMKCAITGTQYTIFGYKGKQVRDNIHSWDLVNMFWHFYQNPRPGEVYNAGGGRYANCSMLEAMALCEEISGNKMNYQYSETNRSGDHIWYISDLSRFKEHYPTWDWTYDLRSTMTQIHDSMVARLGTGK; this is encoded by the coding sequence ATGAATATTGCACTAGTTACCGGATCGGGCGGACTCATTGGCAGCGAAGCCGTTTCGTTCTTCGCCGATAAGTTCGACCTCATCATCGGCATCGACAACAACATGCGCCAGTACTTCTTCGGGCCCGAAGCTTCCACCCAGTGGAATCAGGACCGGCTGGCCAGCGACTTCGCTACCTACGAACACCACACCGCCGACATCCGCGAGGTGAGCCAGCTGGAACCCATCTTCCAGAAGTACGGCACCGACATCAAGCTCGTGCTCCACACGGCCGCTCAGCCCTCCCACGACTGGGCCGCCCGTGAGCCCTTCACCGACTTCGGGGTCAACGCCGTCGGTACGCTCAACATGCTGGAGATGACCCGCCTGCACGCGCCCCAGGCCGTTTTCGTCTTTACCTCGACCAACAAAGTTTACGGCGACAACCCCAACTTCCTGCCTCTGATCGAAACCGAGACGCGCTGGGAAATCGACACAAACCATCCCTACTACAAAAACGGCATCGACGAGTACATGAGTCTGGACCACACCAAGCACTCGGTCTTCGGAGCCAGCAAAGTGGCGGCTGATATCATGGTGCAGGAGTATGGCCGGTATTTCGGCATGAACACGGGCGTTTTCCGGGGCGGCTGCCTGACGGGTCCCAATCACTCAGGAGCGCAGCTACACGGCTTTCTAAGCTACCTGATGAAGTGTGCCATCACCGGCACCCAGTACACCATTTTCGGCTACAAGGGCAAGCAGGTGCGCGACAACATCCACAGCTGGGATCTGGTGAACATGTTCTGGCATTTCTACCAGAACCCGCGTCCGGGCGAAGTCTACAACGCGGGTGGTGGTCGTTACGCCAACTGCTCGATGCTGGAAGCGATGGCGCTGTGCGAAGAGATTTCGGGCAACAAGATGAACTACCAGTATTCGGAGACCAACCGCAGTGGGGACCACATCTGGTACATTTCGGACCTGAGCCGCTTCAAGGAGCACTATCCAACCTGGGACTGGACCTACGATCTGCGCAGCACGATGACCCAGATCCACGACAGCATGGTGGCTCGGTTGGGAACGGGGAAATAA
- a CDS encoding M56 family metallopeptidase encodes MTTIEFLNSPVVRALGWTLLHAVWQGFALVLPTAVTLYLLRRGSSNARYRLGLAVLAVQLLVSVATFAWYYQPATVASRSVPVTLTNLTIRLSAGTPSLSWSQQVLLFLDTHLSQFVCIYLAGLTLFGLRLAGGWLQLHQLRRSAVAAPLIQERTIVERLRVTLNVRARVLVRESAQVAGPLIIGALKPMLLLPVGLITGLSNRELEAVLAHELAHIKRYDYAVNLLQSIIEVLYFFHPALWWLSARVREEREHCCDDLAVQLCGDNGRALAQALARIEERRLEQTPVPTLAMAFAGRRQLLLHRVQRVLGLSTRSLVSNRSLAGLTLTTLLLISASVYAVQQPEKAQQPKPHVTVITKIDAPKPVIEAISPAISVVTASPKIRLSTNTVPAVASSNPVERPIGEVRDSIKIGNEWITIQTVDGSKIAMQDTSRLQRAQRQLEQLSNELTQIMADRQPMIDRISKEMEDLTLKNTGNQKFVQALQERQAKLAAQQATLASKQAVFAQKTVVLQAEIAKLSAQNSVKSRQLLNQKIRQQKQLEKQMDALGTQMGNLGGQMGDLGGQMADRVAPYQQRIEILADSINKLVEPTYAFTEKIAELSGIIAENANQQAEKAMEMANKALELNMNMPLELNVDARSPARRTPRKPALPKYRVHQGTIVRPVLPAAPAPVAVPPPAIEARPAAPARPATPPKAIKSRVTIPAPPAPPKE; translated from the coding sequence ATGACAACGATTGAGTTTTTGAACAGCCCGGTAGTCCGCGCGTTGGGCTGGACCCTTCTACACGCCGTCTGGCAGGGGTTTGCGCTCGTTTTGCCCACGGCAGTTACGCTTTACCTGCTCCGGCGCGGTTCGAGCAACGCCCGCTACCGACTGGGCCTGGCGGTTCTCGCGGTGCAACTGCTGGTATCCGTCGCCACGTTTGCTTGGTATTATCAGCCAGCGACCGTCGCCAGCCGGTCGGTCCCAGTTACGTTGACGAACCTGACCATTCGTTTGTCGGCTGGCACGCCGTCGCTGTCCTGGTCGCAGCAGGTTCTCCTGTTTCTGGATACACACCTTAGCCAGTTTGTTTGCATCTATCTCGCTGGCTTAACCTTGTTTGGGCTCCGCCTGGCGGGTGGCTGGCTCCAGTTGCATCAGCTTCGTCGGTCGGCAGTAGCCGCTCCGCTCATACAGGAACGGACCATTGTCGAGCGGTTGCGGGTAACGCTGAACGTCCGGGCGCGGGTGCTGGTACGCGAATCGGCACAGGTGGCGGGGCCGCTGATTATTGGCGCCCTGAAGCCTATGCTACTCCTGCCGGTCGGGCTGATAACAGGCCTGAGCAATCGTGAACTGGAAGCAGTACTGGCCCACGAACTGGCCCACATCAAACGATACGATTACGCCGTCAACCTGCTTCAGTCGATTATAGAGGTGCTTTACTTTTTTCATCCAGCTCTGTGGTGGCTGTCGGCGCGGGTGCGGGAAGAACGTGAACACTGCTGCGACGATCTGGCCGTGCAACTCTGTGGCGACAACGGGCGCGCACTAGCGCAGGCATTGGCCCGCATCGAGGAGCGTCGGCTGGAACAGACGCCCGTTCCGACACTGGCAATGGCGTTTGCGGGTCGGCGGCAACTACTGTTACATCGGGTGCAGCGGGTACTTGGCTTATCGACCCGGTCGCTGGTGTCAAACCGGAGCCTGGCAGGGCTTACCCTGACAACCCTCCTACTCATCAGCGCATCGGTCTACGCCGTGCAACAGCCGGAAAAGGCGCAGCAACCGAAGCCGCACGTCACTGTCATCACAAAAATTGACGCACCGAAACCAGTCATAGAAGCGATTTCTCCGGCAATATCCGTTGTCACTGCGTCGCCTAAAATTCGCTTATCGACGAATACCGTTCCAGCAGTCGCTTCGTCTAATCCGGTGGAACGGCCCATTGGGGAAGTGCGCGATTCCATAAAGATTGGTAATGAATGGATCACTATTCAGACCGTGGATGGTTCAAAAATCGCCATGCAGGATACGTCCCGGCTACAGCGGGCACAGCGCCAGCTTGAGCAACTCAGTAATGAACTGACCCAAATCATGGCCGACCGGCAACCGATGATTGATCGGATAAGCAAGGAGATGGAGGACCTGACACTGAAAAACACGGGCAATCAGAAATTTGTGCAGGCTTTACAGGAACGGCAGGCCAAACTGGCTGCGCAACAAGCCACACTTGCTTCGAAACAAGCTGTCTTCGCCCAAAAAACGGTCGTATTACAAGCCGAAATCGCGAAACTCTCGGCGCAGAATTCAGTAAAATCCAGGCAACTGCTTAACCAGAAAATCCGGCAACAAAAGCAGCTCGAAAAGCAAATGGATGCGTTAGGAACCCAAATGGGTAACCTGGGTGGACAAATGGGTGATTTAGGTGGTCAGATGGCGGACCGAGTCGCTCCCTATCAGCAGCGTATAGAAATTCTCGCCGATTCAATAAATAAGCTGGTTGAACCCACATACGCTTTCACGGAGAAAATAGCTGAACTATCGGGCATAATCGCGGAAAATGCTAACCAACAAGCCGAAAAAGCGATGGAAATGGCGAATAAGGCGCTTGAGTTAAACATGAACATGCCGCTCGAGCTAAACGTAGATGCTAGAAGTCCAGCTCGTCGTACACCTCGTAAGCCTGCTCTGCCGAAGTATAGGGTACATCAAGGAACTATTGTTCGACCCGTTCTACCTGCTGCCCCGGCACCTGTAGCCGTTCCCCCACCAGCTATCGAAGCACGTCCGGCAGCACCAGCCAGACCAGCAACGCCACCCAAAGCGATAAAGAGTAGGGTAACTATACCGGCCCCGCCCGCACCGCCGAAGGAGTAG
- a CDS encoding N-acetylglucosamine kinase — MLLIADSGSTKTDWRWIASNGTVAACQTDGINPYYQTTDQIRNTLANQLLPNLPADAITSVFFYGAGCSGPSVNGLVEQALWSVLPGAESVNVASDMLGAARAAARHSAGIVCILGTGANACCYDGAQITRGIQSLGFWLGDEGSGGYLGKTLVRAVFQRTLPADLIDLFQNRYQLDRPTLLDNAYKKPNPNRYFASFTPFLGEHQHHPAVQTLVTDAFRLFLQTYIQPFPESIEWPIHFVGSVTYYFQPLLKQAVEQAGLTMGCVLKAPIDQLVQYHQTTN, encoded by the coding sequence ATGCTCCTCATTGCCGATAGCGGCTCGACAAAAACCGACTGGCGCTGGATCGCATCCAACGGTACAGTGGCGGCTTGCCAGACCGACGGTATTAATCCGTATTACCAGACGACAGATCAGATTCGGAATACGCTGGCTAATCAACTACTGCCGAATCTGCCTGCCGATGCTATCACAAGCGTCTTTTTTTACGGAGCCGGGTGCAGTGGACCATCGGTCAATGGGCTGGTTGAGCAGGCGCTGTGGTCGGTATTGCCTGGCGCTGAGTCGGTGAACGTTGCCAGCGATATGCTGGGGGCTGCGCGGGCGGCAGCGCGCCATTCGGCAGGTATTGTCTGTATCCTGGGTACAGGCGCGAACGCCTGTTGCTACGACGGGGCGCAGATCACGCGCGGCATTCAGTCGCTGGGGTTTTGGCTGGGCGATGAAGGCAGCGGGGGGTATCTGGGTAAGACGCTGGTTCGGGCTGTTTTTCAACGAACGCTGCCTGCCGACCTGATCGATCTGTTTCAAAATCGCTACCAGCTCGACCGACCGACGCTGCTGGATAACGCGTACAAAAAGCCGAACCCCAACCGGTACTTTGCTTCGTTTACCCCATTTCTTGGCGAGCATCAACACCATCCAGCCGTTCAAACCCTGGTGACCGACGCTTTTCGGCTGTTTCTGCAAACGTACATCCAGCCATTTCCTGAGTCGATCGAGTGGCCGATTCACTTTGTGGGTTCAGTTACCTACTATTTTCAGCCGCTGCTAAAGCAAGCGGTCGAACAGGCTGGCCTAACGATGGGTTGCGTACTGAAAGCCCCCATCGATCAACTCGTGCAGTACCACCAAACCACGAACTGA
- a CDS encoding glycosyltransferase family 2 protein, which yields MPKVSVLIITYNQHKFIRKAIDSALAQRTTFPIEILVGDDFSSDGTREIIQEYERHHPGLVIGVLHPRNMGKNGGINFLETLKLAKGEYYALMDGDDYWTNPDKLQMQADFLDAHPDYSTVFHNALITYEDGAPSHVLNEPGIKESYTVDDLIGENEIWFMATSSTMYRNNIKEYPTWFRESSSGDIPRLILKAKLGKIGYIPEVMSVYRKNRAGASYHDNERDEVFLRNRIQMYSDINRELDFKYNRTLRRNMARYYRMMLDAKQYEKSYFRRARLALKYLYMAQPGWDKTKDVVWFYLLPKPLTRLYSTIRLLPHR from the coding sequence ATGCCTAAAGTCAGTGTTCTGATTATCACGTATAATCAGCATAAATTTATCCGTAAAGCCATCGATAGTGCGCTGGCGCAACGGACTACGTTTCCCATCGAAATTCTGGTGGGCGATGATTTTTCCAGTGATGGTACCCGCGAGATCATCCAGGAATACGAACGGCACCATCCGGGTTTGGTGATTGGCGTACTGCACCCGCGTAACATGGGTAAAAATGGCGGTATCAACTTCCTGGAAACCCTGAAACTGGCGAAAGGTGAGTACTATGCGCTGATGGATGGCGACGATTACTGGACGAACCCGGACAAGCTTCAGATGCAGGCCGATTTTCTGGATGCCCATCCCGATTATTCGACTGTGTTCCATAATGCGCTGATTACGTACGAAGATGGTGCGCCGTCGCACGTGCTGAACGAGCCCGGTATAAAGGAGTCGTACACGGTCGATGATCTGATCGGTGAAAACGAAATCTGGTTCATGGCAACGTCGAGCACCATGTACCGCAACAACATCAAGGAGTACCCGACCTGGTTTCGCGAATCGTCGAGTGGCGACATTCCCCGGTTAATCCTGAAGGCCAAGCTGGGTAAGATCGGGTATATACCAGAGGTGATGTCGGTGTACCGGAAAAACCGCGCCGGAGCCAGCTACCACGACAATGAGCGCGACGAGGTCTTTCTGCGAAACCGCATTCAGATGTACAGCGATATCAACCGCGAGTTGGATTTTAAATATAACCGGACGCTCCGCCGGAATATGGCCCGCTACTACCGGATGATGCTCGACGCTAAACAGTACGAAAAAAGCTATTTTCGCCGGGCGCGGCTGGCGCTGAAGTACCTGTACATGGCGCAACCCGGCTGGGATAAAACCAAAGACGTGGTCTGGTTTTACCTGTTGCCAAAGCCCCTTACCAGGCTGTACAGTACGATACGGTTGCTGCCGCATCGGTAA
- a CDS encoding BlaI/MecI/CopY family transcriptional regulator: MKPTDAELEILHVLWSNGPSTVRQVHDQLSQSREIGYTTALKLMQIMHEKGFVSRDDSAKTHTYTAAVGEDDTQRGLVSRFVETAFRGSASKLVMQVLGQHKASREELDEIKRLLNQLDHDND; encoded by the coding sequence ATGAAGCCCACGGATGCCGAACTGGAAATCCTGCACGTACTCTGGTCCAATGGCCCCAGTACGGTCCGGCAGGTTCATGACCAACTAAGTCAAAGCCGCGAAATTGGCTACACAACGGCCCTTAAACTCATGCAGATTATGCACGAAAAAGGGTTCGTTTCCCGCGACGATTCGGCCAAAACCCACACCTATACCGCTGCCGTTGGCGAAGACGACACGCAGCGGGGGCTGGTGAGCCGGTTTGTGGAGACCGCCTTTCGGGGATCGGCCTCGAAGCTGGTGATGCAGGTGCTGGGGCAACACAAAGCCTCGCGGGAGGAACTGGACGAGATAAAACGACTTTTAAACCAACTTGACCATGACAACGATTGA
- a CDS encoding cytochrome b5 domain-containing protein, translating into MLPVFTRSQLALRNGSDRDEIWCAYAGLIYDVSTSRLWRNGQHYEHWAGQDLTDELTDAPHTDSVFARFRVVGRLG; encoded by the coding sequence ATGCTGCCCGTTTTTACCCGGTCGCAACTCGCGCTGCGCAACGGTTCTGACCGCGACGAAATCTGGTGTGCCTACGCCGGGCTGATCTACGATGTGTCGACGTCGCGGCTCTGGCGCAACGGGCAGCACTACGAACACTGGGCCGGGCAGGACCTGACCGACGAACTTACCGACGCGCCCCATACCGACTCGGTTTTCGCCCGATTCCGCGTCGTCGGGCGCCTGGGTTAG
- a CDS encoding glycosyltransferase family 2 protein, whose translation MKLSVVIPAYNEEESITPTLRSLYQTLSKYGIPHEICVTNDNSKDGTLRVLTELAATEIPTLVPFTNPGPNGFGYAVRYGLERFTGDCVAVFMADMSDDPEDLVRYYEKMMETGSDAVFGSRWEKGGKVVDYPPLKKFINRVANFIVRMVMGIRYNDTTNAFKLYKRETIEGIKPFLSPHFNLTVELPLKAIVRGYTYEVVPNSWTNRKYGESKLKIKEMGSRYFFILMYCLIEKYFSQGDFRKKTASTPTSTVSR comes from the coding sequence TTGAAACTTAGCGTTGTCATCCCCGCCTACAACGAAGAAGAATCGATCACGCCTACGCTGCGATCGCTTTATCAGACGCTGAGTAAATACGGCATTCCGCACGAGATCTGCGTTACCAACGACAACTCGAAAGATGGTACGCTGCGGGTACTGACCGAACTGGCGGCCACTGAAATCCCGACGCTGGTACCGTTTACCAATCCTGGCCCCAACGGCTTTGGTTACGCCGTTCGCTACGGGCTGGAACGCTTTACCGGCGATTGTGTGGCAGTATTCATGGCCGATATGTCCGACGACCCGGAAGACCTGGTCAGGTATTACGAGAAGATGATGGAAACCGGTTCTGATGCTGTGTTCGGCTCGCGCTGGGAAAAAGGCGGTAAAGTTGTCGACTATCCGCCCCTCAAAAAATTCATCAATCGCGTTGCCAACTTCATCGTCAGAATGGTGATGGGTATCCGGTACAACGACACGACGAATGCGTTCAAGCTTTACAAACGGGAGACAATCGAAGGAATTAAGCCGTTTCTGTCGCCCCACTTCAACCTGACCGTCGAACTGCCGCTGAAAGCGATTGTTCGGGGCTACACCTACGAAGTAGTACCCAACAGCTGGACCAACCGGAAATACGGCGAGTCGAAGCTGAAGATCAAAGAAATGGGTAGTCGGTATTTCTTTATTCTGATGTACTGCCTGATTGAGAAATACTTCTCGCAGGGCGACTTCCGCAAGAAAACCGCCAGCACACCCACATCAACCGTTAGCCGGTAG
- a CDS encoding ferredoxin--NADP reductase has protein sequence MANRYFLKVNQVIRETPDAVTITFWHPISEEIRYQPGQFLTFLLTINGEKVRRSYSMSSSPQVDVSLAVSVKRVPGGLASNYLCDRIKPGDVIETLEPMGTFVPKLDGQNRRTLILIGAGSGITPLFSMAKSMLHTEPNSRVWLVYGNRSQDSIIYKAHLDAMQQAYGPSRFQVTHVLSQPTAGWTGLEGRLNQHSLTKLLSDLSPEDIRGASVYMCGPDGMMAEARSAMNLLGIPADRVYKESFATAPVPAGEVIEDPISAGDEGSPEVTVLYEGSEYKFAVAPHQTILEAALDLDIDLPYSCQAGMCTACLGKCTSGTVKLDEEDGLSDAELKAGYVLTCVAHPVGRDVVIEID, from the coding sequence ATGGCAAATCGGTATTTTTTGAAAGTAAATCAGGTGATTCGGGAAACGCCCGACGCCGTGACGATAACATTCTGGCACCCCATCAGCGAAGAAATTCGCTACCAGCCGGGTCAGTTTCTGACGTTTCTGCTCACCATTAACGGCGAGAAAGTGCGCCGGTCGTATTCGATGTCATCGTCGCCCCAGGTCGACGTGTCGTTGGCCGTATCGGTGAAACGGGTGCCGGGCGGACTGGCTTCCAATTATCTCTGCGACCGTATCAAACCCGGCGATGTGATCGAAACGTTGGAGCCGATGGGTACGTTTGTGCCGAAACTCGACGGGCAGAACCGCCGGACGTTGATATTGATCGGCGCGGGTAGCGGAATTACTCCGCTGTTCTCGATGGCGAAGTCGATGCTGCATACCGAGCCGAACAGCCGGGTGTGGCTTGTGTACGGCAACCGCAGTCAGGACTCGATTATCTACAAAGCCCACCTCGACGCGATGCAGCAGGCATACGGCCCCTCGCGCTTTCAGGTGACCCACGTTTTGAGTCAGCCAACGGCGGGCTGGACAGGGCTGGAAGGACGGCTGAATCAGCATTCGCTGACAAAATTGCTCAGTGATCTGTCGCCCGAAGACATTCGCGGGGCCAGCGTATACATGTGCGGTCCCGACGGGATGATGGCGGAAGCCCGTTCGGCCATGAACCTGCTCGGTATCCCCGCCGATCGGGTGTACAAAGAAAGCTTTGCCACGGCCCCTGTACCGGCGGGTGAAGTGATCGAAGACCCGATTTCGGCCGGTGATGAAGGCTCGCCCGAAGTAACGGTACTGTACGAAGGCAGTGAATACAAGTTCGCCGTCGCCCCGCATCAGACCATCCTCGAAGCGGCTCTCGACCTCGACATCGACCTGCCGTATTCGTGTCAGGCGGGTATGTGTACGGCCTGTCTGGGTAAGTGTACGTCGGGCACGGTCAAGCTGGACGAGGAAGACGGCCTGTCGGATGCCGAACTGAAAGCGGGTTATGTACTGACCTGCGTAGCCCACCCCGTCGGGCGCGACGTGGTGATCGAGATTGATTAA
- a CDS encoding M3 family oligoendopeptidase: MSALTIPTRPPRRFIDESLNLNEWADIKPFFDELRDRPIHDADELKQWLLDRSELESYVSEDFAWRYIRMTCDTANPALVDRLNFFIADIQPHVAIYGNDLDQKAVDSPYLSQLTDAGYDIMVRGMQQAIAIFREENVPLQTDIQTEERKYGAIAGAMTVNIDGQEMTLPKASGRLESTDRAVREEAWRKIAQRRYEDHAVLDELFDRLRDLRHQVAVNAGFANFRDYMFAALGRFDYTPQDCAAFHKSVAHAVVPLLTRLAHERQQKLAAKDPEVTVLRPWDSKADTAGKPPLKPFATGEELIDKTIACFDRLDRELGDDLRIMRELGHLDLESRKGKAPGGYNYPLEEIGVPFIFMNATSTLRDLVTMVHEGGHAVHSFLTRELPLKAFRNPPMEVAELASMSMELLSMDHWDVFFDNPDDLRRAKRQHLESIIETLPWVATIDKFQHWLYEHPTHTVDERREQWVRIYDEFADAVTDWSGFAYYKEYWWQRQLHIYEVPFYYIEYGIAQLGAIGVWRNYRRDAKAGLDGYKRALSLGYKAPIRDIYAAANVPFDFSAEYIRELMDFVWVEIEKL, encoded by the coding sequence ATGTCAGCACTGACCATACCCACGCGCCCACCAAGACGGTTTATCGATGAATCGCTGAATCTGAACGAATGGGCCGATATAAAACCGTTTTTCGACGAACTACGCGACCGGCCTATTCACGACGCCGACGAGCTGAAGCAGTGGCTGCTGGACCGCAGCGAACTGGAGTCGTACGTATCGGAAGATTTTGCCTGGCGATATATCCGCATGACCTGCGACACCGCCAATCCTGCCCTGGTCGACCGGCTCAACTTTTTTATCGCTGACATTCAGCCGCATGTCGCTATTTACGGCAACGATCTGGATCAGAAGGCGGTCGATAGCCCTTACCTGAGTCAGCTGACCGATGCGGGCTACGACATCATGGTGCGCGGCATGCAGCAGGCTATCGCTATTTTTCGGGAGGAAAACGTACCGCTGCAAACTGATATTCAGACCGAAGAGCGGAAATATGGGGCCATTGCCGGAGCGATGACGGTTAATATCGACGGGCAGGAAATGACGCTCCCGAAAGCAAGCGGACGGCTGGAATCGACTGATCGGGCCGTTCGGGAGGAGGCCTGGCGGAAAATTGCCCAACGGCGTTACGAAGATCATGCCGTACTGGATGAACTCTTCGACCGTCTGCGTGACCTTCGGCATCAGGTCGCCGTCAATGCTGGCTTTGCCAACTTCCGCGACTATATGTTTGCCGCTCTCGGCCGGTTTGATTACACACCACAGGATTGTGCTGCGTTTCATAAGTCCGTCGCGCATGCTGTCGTACCCCTGCTCACCCGACTGGCTCACGAGCGGCAGCAAAAACTGGCGGCAAAAGACCCGGAGGTAACGGTATTACGGCCGTGGGACAGCAAGGCCGATACGGCCGGAAAGCCCCCGCTGAAACCATTTGCCACGGGCGAAGAACTGATCGACAAAACCATTGCCTGCTTCGATCGGCTCGACCGCGAACTTGGCGATGATCTGCGGATTATGCGCGAACTGGGCCATCTTGATCTGGAATCGCGGAAGGGTAAAGCACCGGGTGGCTATAATTATCCGCTCGAAGAGATTGGCGTGCCGTTTATTTTCATGAACGCCACGTCGACCCTGCGCGATCTGGTTACGATGGTCCATGAAGGCGGGCACGCCGTGCATTCGTTCCTGACGCGTGAACTGCCTCTGAAAGCATTCCGCAACCCACCGATGGAGGTGGCCGAACTGGCGTCGATGAGCATGGAACTGCTGTCGATGGATCATTGGGATGTGTTCTTCGATAATCCTGATGACCTGCGCCGAGCCAAGCGGCAGCATCTTGAATCGATTATTGAAACGCTGCCCTGGGTCGCTACGATCGATAAGTTTCAGCATTGGCTTTATGAACATCCAACCCATACCGTCGATGAACGGCGTGAGCAGTGGGTCCGTATCTACGACGAGTTTGCCGATGCCGTAACCGACTGGAGTGGGTTTGCCTACTACAAGGAATACTGGTGGCAGCGACAACTGCACATCTACGAAGTGCCGTTTTATTACATCGAGTACGGCATTGCTCAGTTGGGGGCTATCGGTGTCTGGCGCAACTACCGACGTGATGCCAAGGCTGGACTGGATGGCTACAAGCGGGCACTAAGCCTCGGTTACAAAGCCCCCATCCGCGACATTTACGCAGCCGCCAACGTCCCGTTCGACTTTTCGGCTGAGTACATCCGGGAGTTGATGGATTTTGTCTGGGTGGAGATCGAGAAGTTATAG